Genomic DNA from Candidatus Dadabacteria bacterium:
CAGAAAATACGCGTCGTATGCATATGTGTTAGATTTAGCCGCAATGGACATGACGTTTTCCATGTCGATGTGAACGTATCGCAACGGGATGCGGTCGAAAATCTGCAGTCCTTTCCGGGCTTCTTCAACTTCAATTCGGTCCTGTCTCATCATTGCGGTAAAAGCATTTCCGACTTCCCATGGTATGGAACCGGGGCCAATAAGCTCTTGCCCAGATGTGGCGGAGACAATCGCGTCTCTCTCAGGTTCTCCTATGATCACTGCAATAATTGCCGAAGTATCAATCACGATATCCAATATTCCCACTTCCTGAGATTATAATTGTACAATTGTCTATGACGATGTCAAGCGTTATTGTAGACCTTGAATTTCCTTGCGTGGAAAACAAATTACAAACGGTCCTCATAACCGTGTTTAGAATATTTGTTATTTACCCAGAATTGACCTGATTTGTCCTGTGAAACCCGGAGTCTTTTTAGTCTGGTTCAAGTGCAGGATAATGAAATGAATCAGGCGTTTTTGCCTTTTGTAGAGGGGTGAATTAAAATTTCTGCATACCCAAATCCTAAAAAGGGAATTACACACCATGCTCGCTTCGGCTCTTACGCAAGAGCAGCGTTTAATTAAAAACCTCGTCTCGGAGTTTGCCGAAAAAGAAATCAAGCCGGCTGCCTCCGAAATTGACAAAACCAGCACCTTCCCTTCGGAGATCGTGGAAAAACTGTTCGATCTTGGTTTTATGGGTCATTTCATTGAAGAGTGCTACGGAGGAAGCGGTCTTGATTGCCTCTCATACGTAATCGCCATTGAGGAGATATCACGGGCGTGTGCTTCAACCGGGACAATAGTTATGGCTCATAATTCCCTTGCGTGCGCTCCGATTATTGATTTTGGCACCGAGGAGCAAAAGGAAGAATATCTACCGCGGATGTGCCGGGGCGCCGTAGGGTGCTTTGCTCTTAGCGAACCCGAATCGGGTTCGGATGCGGCAGGAATAAAGACAGGCGCCGCAAAAAAAGGCGGGATCTACATCCTTAACGGAACGAAAAGCTGGGTTACGAACGGTTGCGAGGCGGAAGTCGCTGTGGTTTTCGCAAAGACCGACAAGACGAAACGAAGCGGTGGAATCACGGCGTTTATCATTGATCTTGACGCTCCCGGAATCTCTCTTGGAAAATCGGAAAGCAAGCTCGGAATAAAGGGGACGAGCACTTCGCAGATTGTCTTTGAGAACTGCGAGGTGTCGGCGAGCCGGGTTCTTGGCAAAGAGGGGGGAGGCTTTAAGGTCGCCATGAAAACGCTTGATGCGGGAAGAATAGGGGTTGCGGCCCAGGCCGTAGGGATAGCTCAAGCGGTCCTTGACTCCTCAACGCGGTATTCCCTGGAAAGGGAGGCTTTCGGCAAGAGGATATCAGATTTTCAAGGGATACAGTTTATCCTTGCCGACATGGCGACTAGGGTCGAGGCCTCGAGGCTGCTTACCTGCAAGGCGGCCTTGATGAAAGATCGCGGAGAAAAATACGCCAAGCACTCATCCATGGCCAAGCTCTGCGCTTCGGAGACAGCGATGTGGGTGGCGACCAAGGGCATTCAGGTACACGGAGGAAACGGATATACGACCGATTATCCGGTGGAACGGCATTTCCGCGACGCCAAGATAACGGAGATATATGAAGGAACCTCTGAGATACAGAGGATCATTATCGCCAGGCAGATTCTTTCCGAGTCGCTCTAAGCTGTTATAATTCAGGGTTCATAATCAGTTATGAGTCAGGAGAAAAGTATGTCCGAGTCAAACATAAACACTGTAGGTATCGTGGGGGCTGGCACTATGGGTTCAGGCATAGCGGAGCTTGTCGCCTCAGCGGGGAAAAACGTCGTTCTTTTGGATATTGAAAAGGATATTGCGGAGGATGCGGTCGCAAAAATAGAAAAAAGTCTTGGCAGACTGGCCCGAAGAGGCAAAATCGACAAAGAGCAGGTCACCTTGATTGTTTCAAGGATTCACTCGACCGAAGACTACAGTGATTTCAACGGTGCGGATATCGTGATTGAGGCCGCAAGTGAGGATATGGATCTTAAAAAGGCGGTTTTTGCCAAGATCGAGGAGAACGCCGGAGAAGACACCATTATTGCCACCAACACGTCGACCCTGTCGGTTACGGAGCTTGCCATGAACACCTCTAGGCCCGAAAAAGTTGTTGGAATGCACTTTTTTAATCCCGCACCGATAATGAAACTGGTTGAAGTGATCAATACTGCCAAAACATCGCCTGATATCCTTGAGGAGACGATGGAATTTGCGCGGAGTCTTGATAAATATCCGATTATGGCAAAAGACAGAGCTGGATTCGTTGTAAACAGGATTCTGCTGCCGATGATAAACGAAGCGATTTTCACCCTTGATGAGGGCATTGCCGCGGCGGCAGAGATTGATAACGCCATGAAACTCGGAGCGAATCATCCCATAGGGCCGCTTGCGCTTGCGGACCTTATAGGTCTTGACGTCACCCTGAGCGTACTTGACGTTCTCTACACAGAATATGGAGACCAGAAGTTCAGACCCGCTCCCCTGCTTAAGGAAATGGTAAGGGCGGGGAATCTGGGCAGAAAGACGGGAAAAGGCTTTTTTGAATACGGCAGAAAGTAAAGGAGGCATAAATGTACAAGGATCTTTTGTTTGAAAGCACTGATGACGGTGTTGGAGTGTTGACGATTAACAAAGAGAGGTCTATGAATGTCCTAAATGGCGAAACCATAGGACAGCTCAAAGACTTTGTGACCGAAAAGTTGCCCGCTGAGAACATTAAGGTGCTGATTGTGACCGGAGCCGGAGGAAAGGCTTTTGTGGCCGGGGCCGACGTAAGGCAGATGAGTCAGATGACAACGGATGATTTCAAGGATTACTGTGCCCTGGGAAGAGGGGCTTTTGATTATCTGGAGCAGGCATCTTTTCCGGTTATAGCCGCGATAAACGGATATGCCCTGGGAGGAGGACTTGAATTTGCGCTTGCATGCGATATAAGAGTCGCCTCCGAAAATGCCCGCGTGGGTTTTCCCGAAACCAAGCTCGGTCTCTTTCCCTGCTGGGGAGGAACCCAGAGATCAACCAAGCTTATAGGTCCTGGAAGAACCAAGAAACTGATCTTTACCGGGGAGATGGTTACCGCCGCTGAAGCGCTTGCCCTCGGGCTTGTGGATAAGGTTGTAGAGCAGGGAGAACTTATGGATGAGGTTATGAAAATAGCCCAGCAGATCGCGCGCAACAGTCCGCTTGCCGTCAGTTACGCCAAAAAAGCGATAAATCAGGGATCCGAGACGGGACTTTCTGAAGGACTTGCGTACGAGATGAAAACGGGATTTCAGTGTTTTGATTCCTATGACAGGGTTGAGGGAATGAGTGCGTTTGTTGAGAAGAGAACGGCTGAGTTCAAAGGAGAGTAGCAATGGAAAAAGTCGTGCTTTCAGAGCCACTTAGAACCGCGATAGGGACGTTCGGAGGAACGCTTAAGGATGTCTCCGCGGTTGATCTCGGAACAGCGGTCCTAAAGGAGATTATAAGCAGGGCGTCCCTGCCCCCCGAACAGGTTGATGACTGTATAATGGGCAACATACTGGGAGCGGGACAAGGGCAGAATCCGGCGAGACAGGTATCGATTAATTCCGGATTAAAGGCTGAGACCCCCGCGATTACCATTAACAGGGTCTGTGGTTCGGGGCTTCAGTCCGTCGTGAATGCCTCTCAGGCCATAAAGTCCGGCGACTGCGAATGCATTGTGGCAGGAGGGATGGAAAGCATGAGCGTGGCTCCCTTCTATCTCCGAAAAGCCAGGTGGGGATACAAGATGTCAACGCCTTCGGATGAGCTTGTGGACGGAATTCTGTGCGACGGGCTCATGGATGCGTTTAACGATTACCACATGGGCGTTACGGCGGAGAACCTTGCGGAGAGATATGAGATATCAAGGGAGCGCCAGGACGAGTTCGCTTACTCAAGCCAGATGAAAGCCAAAGCCGCGATGGAGGGTGGGAAATTCACCTCCCAGATAGTTCCGGTGTCTGTTCCCGGGCGAAGAGGCAGTTCCGTTCAATTTGACACTGACGAGCATCCGAGGCCGGATGTTACGCCTGAGAACATCTCGAAGTTAAGACCGGTTTTCAAGAAAGACGGCACGGTAACCGCGGCAAACTCATCGGGCATTAACGATGGAGCCGCCGCCTTGATCGTCACGTCTGAGAGTAAAGCGGAAAAACTGGGCCTGAATCCGCTTGGGTCGATTAAGTCCTACGCAATTTCCGGTGTTGACCCTGCGATCATGGGGATCGGTCCGGTTCCCGCGATGCGCATGGCTCTTGACAAAGCCGGGCTCGGAATCGACGATATCGATCTGGTTGAACTCAACGAAGCCTTCGCGGCGCAGTCCCTTGCCGTACTGAGCGATTTTCCCATTGCGGAGGAGAAACTGAACATAAACGGCGGAGCCATAGCGCTCGGGCACCCGGTGGGGGCCACGGGGGCGGTGCTGCTCGTAAAACTTCTTCATGAATTTGAAAACGTCCGCCCCGGCGGGTACGGAATGGTTTCTCTGTGCATGGGAGGCGGTATGGGTATAGCAATGATTGTCGAAAAAATGTAAACTCAGACATAAACGGCGGCTGTCCGAGTGGGCGA
This window encodes:
- a CDS encoding 3-hydroxyacyl-CoA dehydrogenase NAD-binding domain-containing protein, translated to MNTVGIVGAGTMGSGIAELVASAGKNVVLLDIEKDIAEDAVAKIEKSLGRLARRGKIDKEQVTLIVSRIHSTEDYSDFNGADIVIEAASEDMDLKKAVFAKIEENAGEDTIIATNTSTLSVTELAMNTSRPEKVVGMHFFNPAPIMKLVEVINTAKTSPDILEETMEFARSLDKYPIMAKDRAGFVVNRILLPMINEAIFTLDEGIAAAAEIDNAMKLGANHPIGPLALADLIGLDVTLSVLDVLYTEYGDQKFRPAPLLKEMVRAGNLGRKTGKGFFEYGRK
- a CDS encoding type II toxin-antitoxin system VapC family toxin, with translation MIDTSAIIAVIIGEPERDAIVSATSGQELIGPGSIPWEVGNAFTAMMRQDRIEVEEARKGLQIFDRIPLRYVHIDMENVMSIAAKSNTYAYDAYFLDCAVRYRAPLLTLDLAMKNTAGQLGISLVNVEE
- a CDS encoding enoyl-CoA hydratase-related protein, giving the protein MYKDLLFESTDDGVGVLTINKERSMNVLNGETIGQLKDFVTEKLPAENIKVLIVTGAGGKAFVAGADVRQMSQMTTDDFKDYCALGRGAFDYLEQASFPVIAAINGYALGGGLEFALACDIRVASENARVGFPETKLGLFPCWGGTQRSTKLIGPGRTKKLIFTGEMVTAAEALALGLVDKVVEQGELMDEVMKIAQQIARNSPLAVSYAKKAINQGSETGLSEGLAYEMKTGFQCFDSYDRVEGMSAFVEKRTAEFKGE
- a CDS encoding acyl-CoA dehydrogenase family protein, yielding MLASALTQEQRLIKNLVSEFAEKEIKPAASEIDKTSTFPSEIVEKLFDLGFMGHFIEECYGGSGLDCLSYVIAIEEISRACASTGTIVMAHNSLACAPIIDFGTEEQKEEYLPRMCRGAVGCFALSEPESGSDAAGIKTGAAKKGGIYILNGTKSWVTNGCEAEVAVVFAKTDKTKRSGGITAFIIDLDAPGISLGKSESKLGIKGTSTSQIVFENCEVSASRVLGKEGGGFKVAMKTLDAGRIGVAAQAVGIAQAVLDSSTRYSLEREAFGKRISDFQGIQFILADMATRVEASRLLTCKAALMKDRGEKYAKHSSMAKLCASETAMWVATKGIQVHGGNGYTTDYPVERHFRDAKITEIYEGTSEIQRIIIARQILSESL
- a CDS encoding acetyl-CoA C-acetyltransferase codes for the protein MEKVVLSEPLRTAIGTFGGTLKDVSAVDLGTAVLKEIISRASLPPEQVDDCIMGNILGAGQGQNPARQVSINSGLKAETPAITINRVCGSGLQSVVNASQAIKSGDCECIVAGGMESMSVAPFYLRKARWGYKMSTPSDELVDGILCDGLMDAFNDYHMGVTAENLAERYEISRERQDEFAYSSQMKAKAAMEGGKFTSQIVPVSVPGRRGSSVQFDTDEHPRPDVTPENISKLRPVFKKDGTVTAANSSGINDGAAALIVTSESKAEKLGLNPLGSIKSYAISGVDPAIMGIGPVPAMRMALDKAGLGIDDIDLVELNEAFAAQSLAVLSDFPIAEEKLNINGGAIALGHPVGATGAVLLVKLLHEFENVRPGGYGMVSLCMGGGMGIAMIVEKM